DNA from Vulpes vulpes isolate BD-2025 chromosome 9, VulVul3, whole genome shotgun sequence:
catgagttTGGCATCAACTTCTAAACTCCTCTTCATATTAATATTGCCCTCACCCTATGAATCATAAATATTCTTAAGGGCAACtggaatggtgaatcctttccagaaggttttcaatttgcTCTGCCCAGATCCTTCAGAGAATCAATGTGTATGGCAGCTACagccttaaaaaatgtatttcttaataagacttgaaagtcacaATTACTCCTTGATTCATGGGCTGAAGAATGTTGTGGAAGCAGGCATGAAATCAACATTAATCTTGTTCAACATCTCCACCAGAGCTCTTAAAACCAGGTGCATTGTTAAtgaacagtaatattttgaaaagaatctttttcTCTGAGCTAAAGGTCTCAACAGCGGGCTTCCAATATTCAGTAAACTGCAGTGTAAACAAAAATGCTGTCATTTAGGCCTTGTTGTTCCATCTACCATCTATAGAGCAAAGACCGAGTACCTTTAGCATAATttttaagggccctaggattttcagaatggtaaacGAACACTACCTTCAACTGAGTCATAAACTGCCTTAGCCCAAGAAGAGTCAGCCTCTTTTGAAGCTAAAGCACTGACTTCTCTAGCTATAAAAATCCTACACAGCAACTTATTCCAGTAGAAGGCCAtttgtctacattgaaaatctgtcaCTTTTGTAGctacttttatttatcttaactAGATCTTCATTAATTATCTAAGCTATATCTTGCTATAGCTTCTACACTAGCACTTGCTGCTTTACCTTGTACTTCTATGTTATGGAgacagcttctttccttaaacctcatgaaccagcCTCTGCCAGCTTCTAACTTTTCTTTTGTAGCTTCCTCagctctcagccttcacagaattacAGTTAGgactctggattaggctttggtttaagagaatgttgtggctggtttgatctatTATCCAGACTATTTCAACTTTCTCCATACTAGCAAGGCAGTTTCGCCTTTTCGTTTGTGTGtccactggagtagcacttttgaTTTCCCTCAAGACCCTTTTCTTGTACTCAAAACTTGCCTATCTGTTTGGCTCAAGAAGCCTATCTGGACTTCTGACATGCTTAATCCTAACTAAGCTTAATCACTTCCAGCCTGTgattttaaagtgagagatgtgcaACTGcccctttcacttgaacactttgAGGCCATTGTAATttattggcctaatttcaatattgttgtgtctcagggaatagaaAGGCCTGAAAACAGGAGAGAGATGGGAAAAGAGCAGGTTGGTGGAGCAGTCAGAATATACAAAATGCTTATCAATTAAGCTTGCCATGTTATATGGGTGCAGCTCATGACACCCCAAAACAactacaatagtaacatcaaagatgactgatcacagatcaccataacaaatatattaacaaaaaagtctgaaatattttaagactatCCAAGTGACATAAAGACActaagtgagcaaatgctgttggaagaaTGGAGCCAAAAGCTTGCTTGACACAGGGttaccacaaaccttcaatttgtaaaaagtgCAGTATCTATGATGTGCAATTAAACAAgttatgtttgtatattttatagaaactgcatatacaaaaattttaaaaatttaaacatgcaTTTCCACTTACAGAATTATAGTTCAAATTATTTCAAGCAAAGCAAGTGAAATGAAATGGTTGGTTGTTTGTAAAGCTAGAGTTGGATATCTTATTTAAGCCAGCATGATTTTCTCAAAATATGCCATCTAACGTATTTGGCATCTTACTTGTTTATACAGATAACttagaatataaaaatgctaCTATGGgctgcctggatggttcagtcagttaagcattcaactcttgatctcagttcaggtcttgatctcagggttctgagttcaagcttctcattggaaaaaaaaaaaaaaaagctacaataTTAGCATATTAGCACTCCAAACCAAAGCTCAATTACCTAAAATGATTTTGATCATAATCAACCTTATGATGCCTAGTTATATTTAACAGTACCATAAAACTGTTACCATCTTTCTTAAATACCgtttcattttttccattctattacATTATTACcagtgatttttcaaatattaataatataatactaCAAGAGTATAGTAGCTTTTCTgtccaaaaaatgttttaacctcaaaaaaggtgggggtgggggaggcatggAGACAGAGGGTAGGAAATAGCAAATCAATTTACATCATTAAACCGAGTAAACATCAAACATGAATAAATCTCTATGAAGAATATCATAGTTATAGCAAACAATTTTAGGTTAGAGACTTTTTCCTTTCAGACTGTTcatgcagctttttaaaattccctgaATTATCTCAAACTATGAACCTTTATTTTGGgggcttacattaaaaaaaatacttataatcaATTTGGATATATCTGATGCCATATTAATCacttgaatcaaaaataaattacttgggAATATTAGTATTTTCACAATTCTTATAGTCCAATTCTATTAAAACTCTCACAAGTTAAATTAGGTATTAAAATGAACTCTCCAAACATCAAAACTTAGAACTCTGAAAAATCAAGtgtctaataaaaacaaaaaagagagagatgggctCACTGGCTacttgatttacattttttcatgCCTATCTTTTTGAAACTTTACTGTATGACAAGCATTTTATCTACATCCCATTTAATATTCATAACACCCTTGCTTATTTGACATTTAcaaatccagaaaaagaaaattatttcagaaatcaGGCCACCAGAGTAGAGTTACATAGATGCATGGGGGAGCCAAAACCAATGGCTTGCAATGATCCCTGCCTCCTGGTATTCACATACTTATATATAATCCCTTCCCCGTAACTGTGGGTGGGAGGCAGTGACTAGTTTCCAACTAATAGAATATGGCAGTTAATGAAATGTCACTTCTGAGACtagattacagaaaaaaaagtggCTTCTGTCTTGGGCTCAGAGCTAGCTCACTTTGTTTCATCACACTGTGAGTGGTGAGCAGTACAAGGAGCACAAAACCAAGGGAGGTCTCCAGCCTATACACAACCAGAAACGAACTGAGGCCCCCTCACCCAACAGCTCACAAGAACTAAGTCTTCACAACAACCTCAAGAGAGATCTTCCAAGCAGATCCACCCCAAAATAAACCTTCAGATCAGAACACAGCCCTAGCCAACATCTTAATCACAGCATTGTTAAAGACTTTGACCCAGAGGCACCCAGATAATTGCTTGCAGACTCCTGTCCTTCAGAAACTGTGAAATGATGTTTGTTGCTTTCACTTAGTTTTTAATAAGGTAACTTGTTACACGGCCATAGATAACTAACGCAGTCCATGCTTATAAAATTCACTTAAGTAAAGAACAAGtgaatcttgttcttttttttttaaattttttaaagattgtatttatttatttatgagagacacagagagagagaggcagagacacaggcagagggagaagcaggctccatgcagggaccccaacatgggacttgattcagggtctccaggatcaggccctgggctgaaggtggtgctaaaccactgagccatcggggctgtcCTGAATCCTGTTCTTTAACCCAGTTTTGGGAACCCTATTTCCTCACATGGCCTATTATGAAAGTTAACTTTAATAGGttttttcatcctttatttttaaaatttctaagaacTATACATTATTTTTAGTACATCCATGTGCATATACAAAGAGAAGTGATTTTCCCAAAAATACCTGAATAGAATTGACACTTTAATGAACTCTTTATCTCCTTAATTACTGAGTGACCCTGCATACCTCCATCCCAAAATCACTCTACAGGGGCACTTCACTCTCTTGACACTCCTTCAATTaagaatacagaagaaaagaTCTACAAAAGAAAAGGTCAATCTTTCCTCCAGAGTTTAAACTGAGATCTTCTCCAAAAGCAGGGAGAAGatctctttttaaagagatttctttttaaactgtaaTTGCTTATGATTGctacaacaaattaccacaaatttggtggTTTAAGACAATGTGCAtagttctgaaggtcagaagtctgaaattaatTCCACTGGGCTAAAAATCAAGGTGTAGGTAGGCTGGCATTCCTCCTGGAAGCTCCAAAGGAGAACCTGTTTCCTTGCCAAATTTTCCAGCTTCTAAAAGTTATCTGCATATATGGGCTTATagtcccttcttccatcttcaaaaccagcagtGTGACATCTCTCCACTCTGAAAATACTTGTGTTTATATCTGATCAACATCAACtcccaatattttcctaatatagTAATTAGTctgtttctgaaaatatattctctcattggTGAAATCAGTACAGTAGAAGAAATGTATATTGGCTAAAATATTTTAGGTTCACCCTTTCTCCTCATATGAACAGGGTATAGGAATTCTAGCAAAATGTAGAGCCCACACCCTGAGGAATGACACCCAAGGCTTGATCCCTAAATGGTCCTATGTCCAATCACTGACTTAGAGGATTCTGTTTAGCTGATACAATTACAATGGTAACAAAATTCCACATTTAGAATTTGTTGAATTCTGCCTGAGATGAACCTTTCATCAAAGTGCTATCGATTTGTATAAAAGGACAAAGAGCTAGCACTTTCACATACCTACAAAGATGGATAAACTGTTTTGTACTAGCtcactcataaatatttaaagtctgTACTTGTGTTAGAATTTAATCTAAAACTGATTTCATTAAAATCTGTTAGCAAAGTTGTGGGTAAGcaacttagtaaaaaaaaaaaaaaaaaaaaaaacttggtaatgacaaatactatatgagTTCAGAAGGATTACAGAGGACTGAGATGATAAACCAAAACCTCAAAAAGCAGAGGCATCTGAGAGAACCTCTGAATAAGTGAGGTCCTAAAAACAATGAACGAACAAGTAAGTCTCTGCAGTGGAGGGTAGGTGCTAGTCCAAGtgtagaaagaaatgaagatggaGAGGTGGGTAAAAACTAAATTAAGGTAGAGGACTTGAATACTACCCCCCAAAGAATTTGAACATTAACCTCCTGTGCTCATTACCACACAATACTAAATAATGGTACCTTTAATTTAGTGCCCCAAATGAGCCCAACTCCGATCTACCAAATcttactcctttctttcttcaaagcTCATTTTGAAAGCTAACTGCTATATAAAGCCATTCCCCACCACAGAATAAATGGCTTTCTATCCAATCCCAACCAACCAATCTTAAGTCATACAAAATGTGATGAACCTAAACAGGTACTCCTGCTTCTTTAAACAAGCTCCTGAAAGTCAGGAGTCAGGTATACGGTCATGGATGCAACAGATATTAAAGTGAAGGCGCAGAGAAAAAACACATTATCATTTACACCTCTAGTCTGACCTCCTACCAGTTCTTAGAACTTCTCCCAAGTCCTTTAACCCGAACTTATCCTCTTAAGCCTCTGCTCcttctatgaaatgaaaataacaacCCACCTTAcaagatttttatatatgaaagtaTTCTAGACTGTAAATCATGATACAAATGGTAGTTACTACTATAGCTTGCATTCTTATACATTTGATTCCtcaaatatgcatattatatataatcacatCTATCACCTTCCACTTGTTATGTCTCCTTGAAATTCTGTTGTACTACCACTACTTTATTCTCAGTTTCAACATACCCCAATGTCATTCCAAATCTAATCTctccttcttaaatttattttatacccACACCTAGTCAGGTGACCCTAGCTACGAGATTCCtataatttccaaatttcaaCTATTTCTTTCCTCTGTCATTATATTCTAAATCTAGGAGACTACCCATGTTTGTGAGACTTCATTCGATTTCTATCCTTTCTAAAGAGTTGAAGTTTCATCTTTACGAAATCTTCGTTAAAATAAGAAGAATCAAGGCGCCTGAgcagctcagtcagtttagcatctgccttggctcagtttaagatctcagggtcccaggatagagtccctagaagtctggctctctgctcagcctccCCACAATGCTCTcttgctatctcaaataaatttttaaaaatattttaaaaataagaatcaaaatgcaaagacctaaatttaaattcatttacaaAAATCACAGCTTACAATTTAGCTTGAAATGTATCCTAAGTGTAATCTTTAATTTATTGCttctggagaaatttctgtttagATTGTTTTTGCaagtaaatataaattcataaaacGGTTCTTTGGACTTTTTTTATCCTTCCTGGAAGACACCAAAcaattttccttctctcctgatCTGGCATAAATCTTGAATCATCCTACAAAAACTGTGAACAATTTGTCTTGCttttctttgtactatttttcaCAACTGCACAAATGAATTCAAGTGcatcaatattcttttttaaaaatgcaaaccaaaacagAATTTGAAACATTTTGTTATACAATAAAACATAACCAGTTCTAACTCGATTTATAACTCAGGTACTACTTACTTCACACTCCTtaaatttaaagaacaaagagaGTTCCCTCTACCAATCAAAGGTATAAACACGGCACAGTGCTAAAAACAAACTCACACCTCCTTTCCTTGGTTTATCTCATTTGCTTCTCACAATTAttccagaaaaataacaattctcATTCTATTAACAGATAGCAAAACTTGTCCAAGGCCATAAAGTTTGAAATAAGTGGATCAAAAACCCAAATCTTCCAACCCCAAGTCCAGTTCTTCTTGGAGAGCTGACCTAAAAAGGGAAGGCCAGTACAGTTCTCAAATAGCATTTACTTACATCACTGTCATAATTATACAtggtatatctatttttaaaactctcagcAGAATCTTTATATGCCAGTTCTCCTTTCCTCcatcagaaaacatatttttaaatattcacagtCAGATGTCATTATCAAATGTTAACAAAGATTTTCTACTAGAAACATGGATGCATTTGTCATTGATTACTATTATCTACGATTTTTAAGTGAATTACCAAGCATTCACTTGGTATCCTTTACTCACCGAGACAACGTTGTTTTCCCAGAACCAGGCAAACCTCTTAAAAGAATAAGTAACTTCTgcaatttatttaacttttcctcTTGAAAATGCTGGTTCATAAGCCTGCCTGTTCCATTATGCTTGTCCATAGGATTTTCCCAGCATCCTTCCCTGGTTTCACAGAAACCATTACTCACATATTCATCTTGCTCACTGTAGTCATTTGTAGAGGAATGATCTCTACCGGTATTCTCACTACAGTCAATATAGTCATTGTTTGGATCAAAAGTCAAACAATTCCAATTAATGTGACAACTATTTACATAATACCCATTTTGATGCTGAGAGCCATCTTGGACATGGAAAATATTTGATCGTGGATTTGGTGGAGCACTGaatctttgaatatttaaatgataGTTAAAACTGGGAGGAGGAGGACCGTGGGGTACTATAAAAGAATGCACTGATTGCCATTCAGGCCTGAAGGAAGTAAATGAATCATCACAAAATGAAGGTATTACTTGTCCATTATAAGGATATTTGCCTGGCTCATTCCCCACGTGCTGTTGGTAACTGCAATGTGACTGAAGAACATTACTAttatctctttcctttccttcttcagatTTTAACAGGTCATTATTATGATCCTGACAATATGTAACAAGTTTTTCCTCAGAGGGTTCAGGTTCATTATAACTGCCTTCCAagtcatctttttcattttcaagctCTTCAATTTCTTTGTAAAACTGGAATAATTCATTGTCAAGTTCTGATACTTTGGAGTtgaatttctgtttctgttctcGTCTCCCTTTGCCATCTATACCACTGCTTGTGACTGAGTGATTTCCCCTTCCGTTACATTTCTTCTTCTCAGGAGGTTTGTAAATGGGTCCTATAAATGCTTTACTTGTGCTATATATCTCATCATCTGTGGATATCAATGCAGGACCTGGATCAATGGATTCAATAACATCTGATCTACTATTACTACACATCTCTTCATGCACAGGTTTCAGTGAGTCTGTAGCTTTGGTTTTGTCCTCCTGAGCAAAACTATGTCCTCTGACATCAACAGTGGTCACAGGGACCCAATCACTCCCAATTTTTTCTTGGATTCTGTGAAAATTAGCACTACCATGATGGGAAAAAACATAAGCCTCTTCAGTTGACTTCAATTTTTTATAGCATGGTTCACCTGTTAGTTCTTCACCATGACCCAAGGATTTCGCTTCAATTTCACCATAAGGCATCTAAGGAGCAAATAAATCATATAActaatagctaatattttaaatatctaaacaaaagtttttcagaaacaagaaaatagaaaagacatttaaatggtaatattttcccaaaatacaaaaattacaaaGTTGTAATTTTATAACCACTATTTAAGTATTGTTAAAACATAATGATTTATTTAGGGGAGGGGCCTCACTGAAGGTAAGtacaaatgtcttttttaaaaaaagatcttggggatccctgggtggctcagcagattagcacctgcctttggcccagggcgtgatcctggagtcccgggatcaaatcctgcttctccccctgcctgtgtctctgcctctctctctgtgtctatcatgaataaataaataaaatctaacaaaaaaataaaaattaaaaaagacagatCTCACCTTTAATCTAAATGATGCATTTCTGAAATTAAAGAACTTGAAGAATTTAAGTTTGGAAAACTgaatcaataatatattttttgatgaTATAGGTACACAACTGTGTACTAAAAtggagagtaaatcttaaatctGCCAGCCAAAGTGCCACATATCCTAACCAGTTGTGACAAATGTTTCCATAAACTGTTTAAAACCACTATATGCTTCGGAGTAAATGGATCCAGCTCCCAAACCTCAGCATCTCCTTAGTAACCAAATTTGACAGACCCTATTCCTAGGAGTAGTGTACACGTGGTTTCCAAATGGGTATAGtccattaatttaaaagaaaaaaaaaataacttcagttGCACTAAGTATGACTCAAATATGTCATGTTATGTTAGAAATCCGGCAATTCCAAATCAAAGCGTTCATGTTTTCCACATGCTTGGTCTATCTCGAAGATAAATTCTGCTTCCCTTGAAATTTCTTAAGGGCCTTCAAAATTgcaatcccccccaaaaaaaaaaaaaaattgcaatccCAAAGGCTGTTTCACTCAATATTTCTTCATTCTGCCCGCCCTCTGGTATTCTCCAACAGGAGATAACAAGAAAAGGGCAAAAAAGACGAACTAGACGGCGATACAGGTAGGcccacagaaactgaaaaaaaaaaaatacaactgtaaAGAACGccatcctcccccaccctccctgcctccaacCACCTCTCAGGTTCTCATTTCCTCATTCGAAATATCATTAAGAGTCTCCAGGAACAGTGAGACAACAGCATGGCCTATACACAACCCGAGTCCGCGGGCCTCCCGACCTCCAAGGCAGGCGGCCCGGGCAAAAGTGCGTCACCCAGTTTCTTTCTCCCACGGAGACATGCTCAGGTTCTGTATAGGAATTCAACAGATCTCCTAGACTCGTAGGTTCCCTCTGGGTTTCCACGTTTACAAAGCTTATCAAAGGGGTGCTCTTAGCCAAGAGGAGACGAGatgccaaaaaaaacaaaaacgtcACCACCACTGCCCCACCCTTAAAATGGGGTGTTTACTCACCTTACACTACATTGACCGTAACTTCCCAATAAAATCGCAGTCTAGAAAGACACGAACATCTGAAAAGACGAAGGCAACGCGCAACCACCACCCCAAAGCAGAGAGGAACTAACCCCCAAGCCCTCAGCTTCCGGGGACCTGCACCGCCGTACGCAAGATGGCCGCCACCTCGCGGTTACCCCGGCAGGAATTACAGGTTTGCGCTCGGCATTGTGGGAACTGAAGTCCAACGTTCGCCCTGGGCCTGGTAAACCTCAGCGCTCGGAGACTTGGTCTCCCAGAATCCATTGCGTGACAGACGCAGTAGCGATAACCAAAGTAAACCCTAACTAGTTCCCAGATTTGGAGCTGGGAAGTTATTTAGGACTGTCAACTTTAGCTGAAAAAGGCAGCGACCTACTCTGCGATTCATCCGTCAAAGAAAAGAGAGTCCCTGGCACCCCAAACAGATACATAAGCCGCTCTCGGTGCATGCTTTTAAGACTTTCTAGGATACAAGGAATCAGGCTTTTTCAAAGGGCTCCCGACGTTTGGCATCACCCCAGGGATGATCATCCAAGCAGGACTGCTGGCGTTTCTACGAAAAACCACTCAGTGATTTCAGGCTCGTGTTCTTCTGTCCCTGGAAACAATCACTACAGCAGAGCCTTAAGTACTTATGCGAAAGTTATTTCGCAGCATCACCGTGTTGTGTTTTTCGTTGAGAAACAAAGACCAATTACTGAGTTTTCCcgtttaaaaagttaatttgtgACAAGCACTTAGAATCGCAGCTGGTAAATAAATAAGTGCTGCgtgtcttttaaaatagaaatatttttttaaataaccgaACAACTTGGCAATCCTCAGCTTAGAGCCccttctcttcccacctctccACCTCCACACCCTCTAAATCCGCTCTTTCCCCTGCAGTTTTTCCTGCCACTGCAAGTGAAACTGCTAACGTCTTcgattttaaataaatctttctattGTGGTAGTTTTTAGTTTATCAATATAACAGTTAAAATCACAGTCTGCAATATTTGCGTTTGATTATTTAACAGCTTTATGACCGAGAAGGCTTAGGCTTATGACCAAAGCAGACCGTCCCCTTACAAAGAAAGAATCTTCATCAAATACAAACTCCCCCATCAACCTTTGATGCTTCCTCGTCGTTAGATCCAAGTTATGTACCCTCAGTGGGAACAACCATGTAAGTGAAGTTGTGTCTTTTTTGGAGGTTCAGGATGTCTGTTCATTATAAGGCGATATTAATCTTTACCACCTTATCAAGATGTTTTCCAAGTTCTCCATTGTTTATTTTATCCCTTGCAACTAATAAGCAATCTTTGAAGAGGTATTTTGAGACCACGCAAATATCTTGCTGCTAATCAAGCTCCATATTATGGTTCAACCTCCACTGATGATCCTTGCTGCAACCGATCTTTCAATGATGGTTACAAACTAGCTTTCCCCACCCTAATTCCTTCAAGccctccacatttaatagtgatgATACTACTATAAAGAAGAGTTCTCCTTATTTACTATCAGCATGaatttagattttcctttttgttcaaaAAGTCCATCAAAAAAATCCATTACTGTCTTTTGTTATTCAGGTAGTAAGTTATATTAGACTGTTTTGAAgacagttttagattcacagaaaaattggGTAGAGTACATGGTTCCCAGGGACTACGCCTTCCCAACCACACAGGTTTCCTCTATTATAAACCTCTTATTATGATTATACATTGTTACAATTAGTGAACCAAATATTGATACAGTCACCTGAATTACAGTCCATAgttatttagatttaatttttaccTAATCCCCTTTCTGTTCCAATATTCCTTCCAAGATACCATATTACATGtagttgtcatttttctttaggCTGTTCGTGGCTATGATAGTTCTCAGATTCtgcttgtttttgatgaccttgataaTTTTGAGGAAAACTGGTCAGATATCTTGTAGGATGCTCTTCTACTGGAATTTATCTCATGATTTCCCATGATTATATTAAGGTTATAGGTTTTTGAGGAGAAGACCACAGCAATAAAGTGTAACTTTCATCACATCTTAGCAGGGGTACATACTACCAACATAATTTATGAT
Protein-coding regions in this window:
- the LOC112918662 gene encoding NEDD4-binding protein 2-like 2 isoform X7; amino-acid sequence: MPYGEIEAKSLGHGEELTGEPCYKKLKSTEEAYVFSHHGSANFHRIQEKIGSDWVPVTTVDVRGHSFAQEDKTKATDSLKPVHEEMCSNSRSDVIESIDPGPALISTDDEIYSTSKAFIGPIYKPPEKKKCNGRGNHSVTSSGIDGKGRREQKQKFNSKVSELDNELFQFYKEIEELENEKDDLEGSYNEPEPSEEKLVTYCQDHNNDLLKSEEGKERDNSNVLQSHCSYQQHVGNEPGKYPYNGQVIPSFCDDSFTSFRPEWQSVHSFIVPHGPPPPSFNYHLNIQRFSAPPNPRSNIFHVQDGSQHQNGYYVNSCHINWNCLTFDPNNDYIDCSENTGRDHSSTNDYSEQDEYVSNGFCETREGCWENPMDKHNGTGRLMNQHFQEEKLNKLQKLLILLRGLPGSGKTTLSRILLGQSRDGIVFSTDDYFHHQDGYRYNVNQLGDAHDWNQNRAKQAINQGRSPVIIDNTNTQAWEMKPYVEMEE
- the LOC112918662 gene encoding NEDD4-binding protein 2-like 2 isoform X8; amino-acid sequence: MPYGEIEAKSLGHGEELTGEPCYKKLKSTEEAYVFSHHGSANFHRIQEKIGSDWVPVTTVDVRGHSFAQEDKTKATDSLKPVHEEMCSNSRSDVIESIDPGPALISTDDEIYSTSKAFIGPIYKPPEKKKCNGRGNHSVTSSGIDGKGRREQKQKFNSKVSELDNELFQFYKEIEELENEKDDLEGSYNEPEPSEEKLVTYCQDHNNDLLKSEEGKERDNSNVLQSHCSYQQHVGNEPGKYPYNGQVIPSFCDDSFTSFRPEWQSVHSFIVPHGPPPPSFNYHLNIQRFSAPPNPRSNIFHVQDGSQHQNGYYVNSCHINWNCLTFDPNNDYIDCSENTGRDHSSTNDYSEQDEYVSNGFCETREGCWENPMDKHNGTGRLMNQHFQEEKLNKLQKLLILLRGLPGSGKTTLSRILLGQSRDGIVFSTDDYFHHQDGYSKTSYQSGEISSYNRQH